Part of the Nicotiana sylvestris chromosome 2, ASM39365v2, whole genome shotgun sequence genome, ttGGTTCTTGGAAGAgcctcaatttcaagtcgttattGGTGATGTTTGAAAACCTTGGAAGGTTCTTAGCTCGTAGTTTGAGTAGGTGGAAGCCTTATGATTTGGAGCCGACGTGGTCAAAACTCGTTTGCCTGTttagggaagcctgttttaatcgGTTCTTTTAGAAATATATttgaagtagtggcctgcgattttgtttagcgatggtcgggcatccccgagtcacaTTAATTTGGTTGTGttagccgttttgaccgtagtcatatgtgttttgccggagccatttttgatcccgtgtgatagtttaggcgtctacaccgagggtatgccctttcgagattattacaaatgcgacgtatagcctaaactttgggatttttGAGTTTCATatatgttgaggtcttacagtttgtcatgcctgttaaggtcttacagttttatcatGCTTGTTCAGGTCTTAGAGTTTTATCATGCATGTtcaggtcttacagttttatcatgcctgttgaggtcttacagtttgtgttgctttgtagaatagatctggttataccgagtctgcccgctcggggtcttctGACCTCGGGTTTTTCAGTGTAAGGCGATTGGTTACattctccgagtcatcgagtttgcttaggcttgaAGGCCGTTATTTGTGAGCTCGGAGTTACCTTGCTGGGGCTTTATGATCTCGTTGTTCCGACCCTAGGGccgtgcgggtgccaaattgttgacgctatgTCTTCGAGTATTTCGAGATGCATTCGGTGGAGGGGCCCTTGCCGTTAGCTTGTTAAAATTCCCTTTTCTGGAATTGGAGATGCCGAAATATATTCTTTGTTGTTTGGCGTAAATATACACTGTTGTGTTGGATCAATCTGTATTAGATCGTATTTGATCACTCGGCGATTTCCATGTTGCCTTGCCTGAAGTTTTTGTGGTTTCAGAGTTTCAATGCGGAGACCGTCTGAGCGTTTTGAACTGCTGGCGTCCATTCCCAATTTTTAGGGGCATTTCTGGTAAATGAATTTGTTACCTTACTTTGAGAAGGAGTCCTTTTTCTTTTgacaaaaggtattctttgatttcCCTATACAATAATATATGTGTCCGCCGATGGGCACCTGACTATATGGACATGGCTCGTTCGACCGTTCGGTCCAATACATTGTTTTCCTACAGGAACCTTACTTGACGTCTCAAAACTCCTTCGAGCGAGTAGCTTTCTTGGGGAATGCCCTTCGCTATCCAAAAGGCAGCTGCAGAGGAAGTTTGAGCATTTTGTGGAGTTCCCCCTCAGGCAGCTTGCAGACGTTGCCTCATTATAAACCTTGCCGGTAAACACCCTTCTTTTGGGACAAAAATTCGGTCAAAGTAAAAGAGTGCAACAAATGCGTTTTTAGATCTTTGAGGTCTTCAGATAGTGCTATCGTTCCGGCAGATCCGATCGGGTGCATGCACAAGGGTTAGTTCCAAATTTTAAATGAAAAGGGGGATGGTCGTACCTTGAAGTGGGATATGCTGGCGATGCCTCAGGATTGGTTCGTTATAATTGTCTGGGGCGGAGACGTGGCGTGGATTTCTGTTTCGTTAAGCTCGACCAAGGTCGAGGCCCGATTCTACCTTTGGCTTATCCGGGGGCGGAGGTATGAGCGTCGGTACCACGTTGTGTATTgcaaacatttcccttgccgcgtACTATTCCCCTTAGACGGTTTTGATCCCGTCCTTTgatgggaatttcatcatctggtgatgggtggatggtaccgctctcatgcagtgtatctaAGGCCGCccaaataaggcgttatacctcatatctccctcgatgacatggaatgtGCTTTCTTGGGTCGTGCCAGCCATGGTAACCGAaaggatgatttttcctttcgtCGTTTTGCTTGCCATgtcgagtggcgggcacgatcTGGTCGAGTAGTCCGAGCTGTTCTATTATCCTTGACCTGACAATATTAGCCGAGCTACTTGGGTCCATGAGTACACGTTTTATCCGAAAAGAATTTACAATGAAGGAAATTACCAGGGCATCATTGTGGTGTTGAGACAGGGCCTCATTGTCCTCTTCGCTAAATGTGAGGGCATCTTCGTAGATATATCCccgagtccatttttctctggggatgaatatttttgttcttctcattacgggttcctaCGGGGCATCGGCGCCCCCatgatcatatgaatgacatgttgCGGCTTGTTTGCCTCGTTTTATCTTGGTGGCCTCCCTTTCTCAGAACTGGTTTTTGGcccgatcgctaaggaattcccggaggtgtCCTTTGTTGAGCAGTCAAGCCACCTCCTCTCGTAGTTGATGGCAATGCTAGGTCCTATGACCGTGCGTGTTGTGGAACTCgcatactaagttgtaattcctCTGTGAAGGATCCGACTGTATCAgtttgggccacttggcgtctctgaTCTCACTGATAGCGAACATGATGTCTGACATATCGacactgaagttgtattctgacaggtGGGGCGCATTTGCTGGTTCTATGTTTTGATCGAACATGGTCCTGTTGACAAGCCCTCGAGGGCCCTGTCCTCGATCCATCCTCCGATCATTGCAAGGTAGGTTGTCCCTTGGGGCATTCCTCCTGTCTTCGAGGTACgactggtacctttctttgtttggtttcgatTCCTTTACCAGGAGTTTGTTTGGGTACACTGAGCCCaaaggggctcccagctggtcatcctcggcTCTGATATTTAATTGATACTGGTTATggatgtccgaccaggtcacgaccGGATACTCAAACAGGTTCTACTTCAGCTGTTTTGAAGCCACTGAGCTTCACCCGTTCAGGCCTTGGTGAAGGCCTGTACTACCCGGTCGtcggagactggcggtagctccatccgCTCCATTTAAAAGCAGGATATGAATTCTCGCAATATTTCATTCTTTCTCTAGTTGATTTTGAAAATGTCAGACTCCCTcattgctaccttgatggctccgacatgtgcctttatgaaggagtctgctagcatggcgaatgaatctatggaattGGGAGCCAAGTTATgctaccacatcatggcccccttcgagagtgtttctccaaattttttcaacaataaggtttcgatctcgtcattctttatgtcgttgccttttactatgcaggtgtaggcagtaacgtgttcgttGGAATGGtcttcggggccgcttcctcagGGAACGGCCTCtatacgaacttcttcgaatccaggCCTTTGAGGATTGGGGGCGcacccgggatctgatcgaccctagagGTGTAGATCTTGACCTTTTTTATCATTGGCTAcaatcattttctcacccgattcaatcgttttggtgaggtcctcgagcatctttactatggcagggtcggctataaacccgttattgcttgatctttcgagtacttgctcggcggggggagctatttccggcgctactgtgctgggagtcttcgaaTGGATTTGTAACTGAGCAATGCCCAACTGTTgttcctgcaacatttcaaaaataacatgaagactaacttcctgttcttcctaggctggggtcttttgggcttcctgtcggtCGCTATGCCGTATGCTCCTATCGGTGTGGGAAGTTTCGTTGACCTGTTGTGCATCCTGTGAATCCCCGTCCGCTAGAATTAGTTCGGGCGTGTTATCGGGATTTTGTGGTAGTGCTCCAGCGGCCGGGACAGCCACACCGTCTTccccgtggttttcgaggttgtcgttctcgacttgGTTTACCAAACCTGAcattttaacctgaaatcaagagatcttggacaagaaaagtgtgaaagataactggCATTTCTGCAAtgaaaccagcaataaaataatcactattatttttagccccatggtgggcgccaaactgtttaccgtgaaaatggtaacaacaagtaaatttgcaaatgggattctaaaaatacgtgatctatttttatgctagtttttagagcagttaatgctaagaatatgaagtttacaACAAAATACGAGCTAGAAACGGAGCGATAACCAAGCCTAAAGGCTTACTGTCCGAGCTTGTTTACCAAGGGGATATAGGCTAAAACGGGGAGTTGAACGAACCGAGAAACCTGCTGCCCGAGTGTAGGATTAGTCAATGAGGGGCCTTGGGGTGGATGTCCGGCCCGATCTCGAGTTATCAGGGTCAATATCTGGCTCAAGTTCGAGGTGTCGGGGGTAGTCGGGGATGGGATtacagttaagatatgatcatacaaggctctttatgatcaGTCAGGCAATAAATGGAGAACAAATGAGAAAATGATAAAATACTAAAATGGTTTCGAGCCAATAAGAacaagcgagttagagagaagagagagagaaatattattgcacttgagtagaatggttggagctctGCTTACAGGGTGTTAGCGACTCCCCTTTAATAGGAGGGGGGAGGCCAAACTTAGTACATGATACGTTGCATAAAAAGGAAATGGGATGGGACAACTGGATAGCTTTATGACGTATGCATGGGCCGATGTCGAGCTGCTCAAATAGACCTGATCGACCCCGGATGCATTCCTCGGGAGATTCTTGCATTCGTCGGGacttcagtcagcattatcctCGGCAGGGCATCGGCAGATCTTGAGGAAAGTGACTGGCTCGAGATCCCGTGCCTCCGGGGTCATCCTCCGAAGCATTTTGTCAAGGAGAAATCGGCCTCCCAGATTTCACCGCACATAGATCACTCTGCTCTCCTGCATCAAAACAAACCTAATACCGATccaagaagcatcacaatatattgtaCACCTAGAAGCTGATGGTAGAACTAGAattagagttgtggtcaaggcaatcttgagcttctgaaagcttgcctcgcACTCGTCCGGCCACCTGAAAGGAGctcccttttgggtcaatttgggcatgggcgatgcaatagaagatGATCCCTGGATGTACCGACGATAATAActagccaaaccaagaaagatctgaatttctatggctgaggatggtctaggctaactctgaactacctctatattcttcggatcaacctgaataccctcactggacaccacgtgccccaagaacacCACTAAACTGAtacagaactcacacttggagaacttagcaaaaagcttctcctccttcaaCCGTTGCAACATAATCTGCAAATGCCGGGCATGTTCCTCcaggctacgagagtacaccaggatattattaatgaatacaataacaaacaagtcgagataagACTGAATATGTTGTTCATCatatgcatgaatgttgctggggtaTTGAttagcctaaaagacatcacaagaaactcataatgaccataacgggtcctaaaagctatcttaagaatatccgagtcccgaatAATTAACTGTTGATACCCTAACCTTAcattaatcttggagaacactatcgctccctaaagctggttaaatagatcatcaatctgcggcaaaggatacttgttcttgattgtgactttgttcaactgcctataatgaATGCACATCCCTAtggtaccatccttcttcttcacaaataggaccggtgcaccccaaggtgatactcTAGGCCGaataaactccttatcaaggagttcctgaagttgctccttcaattatTTCAAATCCattggtgccatacaatacggtggaattgaaatgggctaagtgcccggaataaaatcaataccgaagtcaacATCCCTGTCTAGTTGCATGCCccgcaggtctacaggaaacacatctggaaaataTCGCACCaccggaacagaatcaatagtatgggtctctacactgacatccctcaaAAAGGCCAAATAATAAAGACAACCCTTCATatccatccgctgggccttcaagtataaaatcaccctactgggacaTAGTCTAAAgagcctcgccactcaatccgagGAAACATTGGCATCGCCAACGTCACTGatttagcatgacaatccaaaatagcatgacacggagacaaccaatccatacctaatatcacgtcaaaatcaaccatactaagcagcaaAAGGTCAAATCTAGTCTCCAATCCCctaatagtcactacacatgatccacaatagcagtatcgcccaccggagtagatacatggaCAGATGAAGCTAAAGACTCACGTGACATAtccagataatgagcaaaatacgaggATGCATATGAATATGTggaactagggtcaaataatacagaagcatctcggTGAcatactgaaacaatacctatgatcactgtgtctgaagcaataacataTGGTCTGGTAGGGAGTTCAAAGAAACGGGTTTGACCACCATCTGATCGGCCTCCCCCTTTAGGGTAACtcctagctgactaacctccaccccgaTCTAGTTGGGCAGACGGTGAAGTAACTAGTGTTGAAGATGCAGCCTGACTCCTCTGCTGCACTGAAACTCCATGACGACGCGGACACTAGCTCTACACATGCCCAAACCCCCCACACTCAGAACAACTCCTTGGTGCTGGTGATGGGGACTGAAGAGAGCCCCAAGCACCAGAATAACTGGTAGAAGGACTTGGCATAGAGGAGCCCTGAACCGATGCAGCACGGGGCAAACTATAAagtggaagggcactgagagatgagtgacaCTGATGGGAACTTTGTAGACTATGACCAGATAATGCACCACGGTGAACTACGCGAACCGtctaagcatgcctgaatggatagCCCCTGCCGTCGTAGAATTGACTtccagaaggaacaccaccaaaactactgGATCTACGATgcctcttggcctccttctcAACTCGCTCCTAGCAGAAAATAGACTTTATCTCTATAGTCATAAGTTTCCGCAACtggtatgtgaggccatcaacgaacctcctgatcctctccctgtgcatgggaaccaaccaaatagcatgacgagctaccTCAAAAAATCTTATctcgtactgcatcacagtcatatcatcctaACGCAACTACTTGAACTGTCTGCGCAGCTCCTCTTTGTGaaactgcggcacatacttctctaagaaAAGAACTGAAAACTCCTACCATGTAAGTGGCGCTGCGCCAACTGGCCTACGCTTCTCATAATCCTCTAACCAAGTGAGGGCAGCTCCAGCAAACTataaagtagtgaacgagacctcACTGGTCTGTAGAATACTCGATGTACGGAGAATCCTCTAACATTTATCCAAGAAGCCCTAGGCATCCTCCTACTCTGCTCTGCTGAAAGATGGAGGTTGAAGTAtaccaaacctctctaacctTCGCTGCTCATCATCAGTCATAGCAGGGACCACATGGGCTTGAGTAGCTGCCACCGACTAGGTTGGtagtgcccccggtgtctgaagtccccgCATCACCTGCTCGGGTGTATGGGCGgtgggagtctgggtgcctctcCAGCATGAGAAGTGGATGTTGCGGCCACAATAGAGACCGCCTGAGCAATACTGGTGCACACTATCAAAATCTAAGTTAAGGCCTCTTGAAGACATGGAACCACAATAGACACAACTGGTGCTTGGGCTGGTCCCGCTGGTGTATccacaattgggacctgatcctgaattggggcaactggtggatctgcaggtgctgcctagctgttgtgcgggatGCAACCCTACCCCTACCACATTGTTAACCGCGACCTCGACCTCTCGCGGCCCTGACTAGTGGTACTGTTGGTTGTCCGTCCTGCCCGGTAGcacgtgtgtcctcaccatctgtgggagatagaataatagaagtttagttaccagtatCAACGAATTTGcccgataagaattcaagaatgtgaagtttcctaagggttctgtagcctctcaaagataagtacagacgtctttgtaccaaTCTGCAAAACACTACTCaacatgctcatgacttgtgagacctatgtaacttaggctctgataccaatttgtcacgacctaaatccTAAcatatcgtgatggcgcctatcgaaTATACTAGGCAAGTTGATATttaaaaatcacttcaaatattgcACAGAAGGTAAATCAAAAGTTCGTAAATAAAGCagagttttcaaaaatagagTTTAATCTCAAAACACGAGTACGGTATAGTAGCACcaacattggggtgtcactaagtTATGAGCAACTAGACTTTCAATCTAAAAGACAATGTTTACATAGTCTGCTTCTAAATGTCAATATAGAAGAGAAAAGCAATAAGGAAGGACCAcaaggtctgcgaacgccatcaACTACCTCATGAATCTCCGGTAATCGACCATGCACGAGCTCACTGACCTCCGCGTCGGtcacacctggatctgcacacaagatgtTGGAAGTAAAGTGGGTACTTCCAattcagtaagtaacagaaataataAGGAAATGAGAAGCAGCGATGAGCTATACAAATACAGTTCATTTCATAAATTTCAGTAAAGAGTAGGCATGCTTCCAATACAAAAATTTAAGTCAAATCGGTTTGTTTAAGTCAAGTTCAAATAAAAACCAGATAAAATATCTTTCAGAAGTTTTCAAAACAATGATATAGGGCAACTGTGTGCATCAATAATGAAATCATAAATAGCTTCTCAGGCAGTCATCACTtagtcctcccattcactccaacctcacgatcactcattcctcacagtcaATCATTCCTCATGATTgctcagcactcggcactcgcactcagtaggtacctgtgctcactaagggtgtgtacagacttcgggGGGCTCctgcagcccaagcgctatatcaagcatCTCATGGAAAAATCAAtgaaacatgttgcggcgtgcaacccgatcccataaatatcctcacaatcaggccctcgtcctcactcagtcatcaatctctccagtctcccGGACTCTCAAAAATAGGAAATCAGCCCAAACAGTAGTAAAATGATGCATCAAATAgaataacagagactgagatatgatatgcgagtaaaaactgtgactgagtacaaatagcaTTTAGCAGGCAATTCAACCGGTAACGCGGCCTCTGTGGGACCAGTAGCACCAACACATAgactaaacatggtttctaacatgatttaCAGTCAATTTCTATAACACATAGAGAACATATAGCTAACAGCAAGTTATTCAACTTTACAGTTTCCATGGGATGGGCCAAGTCACAACCATTTGGTGCACACCCACATgcttgtcatctagcatgtgtgtcacctccaaaataaTCACATGCCACCAAATCCGGGATTTCATATCCTTAGGAACATATTTATAACTAtgacttacctcaatccgagtaaatctctactccgcaatgcccttgcctctcaaatcggtctcCAAATGTCCCAAATCAAGCCACAAACGGTACAATACAattaatatatgctaaaggaatcaattctacAAGAAAAGCACTAAATTAGACGTCAAAATCCGAAATTGGCTCAAcctggcccacgtctcgaaatccgacaagtcacaaaacccgaaagcccattcactccgAGTCTAATCAtactaaatttatcaaaatccaacATCATTTGCCCCtctaaatccccaaaattcacactccaattctcaagccctaatctcccaaatttcacctcaaaacTCACCAACAAGGTGTTAAATCAGTGGAAAAATAGCATTATTGTAGATAAATAGGCACAAGGAACTTACCTCAGTGATTGCTTCGAAATTCCTCTCAAATATCTCAAAATCTGAGTACAAAAATGATGAAAATGGTAAAAAATCTCgaagtcttctatttatagaTTCTGCCCGCAAAACAGCACCTGCGGACCTCCTGTCGCATTTATGACGCCGTACTTGCGGAAATTCCATCGCAGGTGCGAATCCCACTTAAGCTCccagattccgcatctgcggtcacttATTCGCACATGTGGGCCCTGTCCCGTTCTATGATCCTCCCTTCTCAGGCTCTTTTCCGCATTCGCGCTTCCCCTTTCGCGTCTACGGTTGCGCAGATGTGCTCCTAACCTCGCACCTGCGCTTCCAGTCAAACCCAGCCTTGCCCGCATCAGCAACCTCCTCTTCGCTTTTGCGGGGCCGCACCTACGGGCTCctcaccgcaggtgcgaaaacaccagaaccaACAGCAGTTCAGCTGCATTCTTCAACTCAATCCAAGCtgttaaccacccaaaatcaccccgagTCACTCGAGACCTCTACCAAATGTGCCAACAAGTCTTACAACCCGATAAGAACTTAGTCGAATCCTCAAACAACATAAAAAAATACGGATTAtgctcgaattcaagcctaaagaacttctaaacttcaaaATTTTACAAACGACGTCAAAACATATCAAACcgcgtccgattgaccccaaattttgcacacaagtcttaaatgacaccATGaatctactccaactttcgaaaatccaatccgatcccgatatcaaaaagtgcactcccggtcaaacttcccaaaattccaacttttgacatttcaagcttaattctactacGGATCTCCGAATCACAATCTGGatgtgctcctaagtccaaaatcacctaagagagctaacggaatcatcaaaatttaattccgaggttgtttacacattagtcaacatccggtcaaatTTTCCAACTTAAATTTTCAATTAAGAGACTACGTGTCTCAGTTCACTCCAAAATCACTACGGACCggaaccaactaacccggtaaAACATAATACAACTAAGGAACATACAAGAAGCAGAAAAAATGGGAGAACGGGGCTACCACTtttgaaacgaccggccgggtcattacactaTTTTACAGAAAATCCAAGTTGGTAATTTCTAAAACTCTATCAAGATGAATGCCTATGATTCTAAAACACATCCTAATGATCCAAATGTGTTCCACATTTCAAAGGTCAAATGTGTAAATCCCATAACAAATCAGATTTGTACAAAATAACTGAGCCGAATATTAAAATACAAGCCAAAATGGTGAAACGAAAAAATATAAGCAAACATTTATTTTCATAATAACTTACTATTACAAGGAAACATACTAAAGATTATGACAGAAAAACTTCTATGAAGCATTCTTTTATTAAGATCCATCACGTATTATATTTAGTACTCCCACAACCTGCATGCAGAAAGAATGTACGTATATTAACCCTCCACACTCTTCGTAATTATTACTTTTTGGATTACTAACCCTCCTTTCCACTTTCCACTCCAGACTTCATAGAGCCCAAAATAAAGGTTGTTCCCGTCATTGCCACCTTTTCCCACTGTAACGGTAAGATTGTTGGGTACGACATATATTCCATCAGAATTGGTAGGGGCATCTTTTGTCAAATTCAGCTTCTTCCATAAGCTTCCGCTTCCAGATTTGACCATAAAGTAGATGGGTAAATCATTCCAGCCAAATGCATCTGGTGTCAATTTCAGCTGGAACTTAACATCATATGTTACGTTTGGCTCTACTTGATCACAATATCCTGTTACCTCTAGCCAACTTACTTGTACAAGTTCTGCTGGTTCTTTCCTGTTCATCAACTTCAACATTAGATGATGCAAAATCATATCATTCAATATACCACTTAAATTTTCTTATAACGATGGTGTCCGAATTAACTTGCGCGCAAGGGGCGAAGCCACCTTGAGCAAAGGGTGGTCAACTGAGcacccttcgtcgaaaaattacactatgtatataagtaaaatattaatTTTAGATATATAAAACCTATATGGAACACCTTTTGTCGGAATTTTTTTTCTACTTCTTTCAAGTCTTAATACCCTTAGAAATATTTTTGGCTTCGCCACTGCTTGCGCGCACCTTAACTATTTTATCAAGTACCTACTACCTCCGCCAATGTAGGCAATCGCCGAACCACATGCGCAAATAGTGTA contains:
- the LOC104229409 gene encoding protein PHLOEM PROTEIN 2-LIKE A9-like; the protein is MDSNSHYEGNHISYKIENGFEIYPSGLNIIWGQDARYWKLPQGKEPAELVQVSWLEVTGYCDQVEPNVTYDVKFQLKLTPDAFGWNDLPIYFMVKSGSGSLWKKLNLTKDAPTNSDGIYVVPNNLTVTVGKGGNDGNNLYFGLYEVWSGKWKGGLVIQKVIITKSVEG